The stretch of DNA TCCTCGTCTTTGGAAAGCGCTGATTGGTGTATTCGGCGCCACGCAGACTCCCAACATCCCTTTGATTCTGGATTCACTAAAGGACCTGCAAGTCCCACCTGCTGTAAGCTTATTGCTGGTATAAACATCTTACCCTCTTCCCTACAAATCGCATGAAGAGACCTTAGTTCTTCGATATCATCATCCTGGGACACGTACATAATTGAATCATATCCCTGCACAATTTCACGCCATGAATCCTTCCCTTCTTTCTGTAGGAAGACCTCCTCTATAGCAACCTCGGAATCTGTAAGTCGTGCATGTGAAACGATTTCCATCATACGTCGTCTATTGGTTTGATTAGAATCCTTGATTAGGAAATGAAACTTAGGCAACCCTGATTCGATTAATGCAGAAACCAACGAAACAAGAAAAGGCCCAGAACCAACTGCCAATACTTTTGTCTGTCGATAAGTTTGAAAACGGTACGCACCCGAATCACCAAAATTGTTTAAAAATTCAATTTGAGAGGCATACTTCTTAAGTATTTGATCCGACAATTGATGTGAACGATCGTTACTAATATCTTGGACAAAACCGTTTTTATAAAGAACTTCTGCAATTTCATTGACCCTATTCTGGTATTGATTCGGCAGTCCACCGGTTAAATCTCCTATCGTGTATTCCCCATTGAACATAGGCATCAGCTTTTCAACCCACTGATCGATCGTACTGCCTTCCATACGAAACGAACATAAGTTGTTCCGAAAATATACGCCATTATTTGAATCTGGGAAAAAAAACGTGTCCCTTTTCACTTTAAGACGCATAGAAGGGGTTATCTTTGTCATTCCGCTCCTCCTTACCCGTGAGCTGTACTCAATTCTGCATCATTATTTTCACTCTTATCCTATGTAGGGAAATTTGTCTCATATGTCTATTCTTATTGGTAAATATTTTATTGATAACTCACATTTCTTTAGTACGTTAATAAACTTAAACTTTCTTATTATCTTAAAAAGCCCCCTGCAATCGTTCTTGCAGGGGTACAGCTTTTTCTTAGAAAACTAGAACAATCAACCTTCGGATCGGAAACAACGACCACAACGACCACCGCAGCGGAAACCGCACCTTCCAAAGCAACTTCCAAAGCCAAAGCAACTTCCAAAACCAAATCCAAAACAACTTCCAAAACCAACACAACTTCCAAAACCAACACAACTTCCAAAGCCAAAGCAACTTCCAAAGCCAAAGCAACTACCAAAACCAAAGCAACTTGCAAAACCTAAGCCTAAACCTAAGCCTAAGCCAAAGCACCTTCCAAATCCTCCGCACCTTCCAAATCCTCCGCACCTTCCAAATCCTCCAAAGCACCTTCTCTCAGAATCATCATAGTACTGACTTTGATCCCAAGGAACTGCATCATACGCTTGGAAATCTCCAAGATTCAGGCCTTGAAGTTCTCTTTGAAAATCATACATTTGCATAGCCTCCATCATTATTTTTTTTCAAGATGTCTAGCAACATGAGAGAATCACAGAATAGCTATATTTTATAGGCGAAGCCACATGTACCTCTCCCCAACAAAATATGAACACTGATTGGGTATTGTTACTGAAGTGAATGCCTATTTTTATTGTTCTAAGGCCCATTTTGAAAATAAAAATATCCCCGTCTCATTAAAACGGGGATACTTTTTTTAATCTATTATTCGTCGGATTCTTCGCTTTGTCTATTATTCTGTGTAGGAAGAGTATCCCAGAAGCTTGTATCTGCTGTATCGATAGAACCATCAGAAATCGCTCTTACAGTTGCATCTAGAGTGGTGATCGTTTGCTTAATTAAATAACCGTTACTCTTTTGTCCAATAGCATATGATTTGATATAGTGATCAGACATGCCGCGCATTTCAAATAGGAGTGTTGAAATATCATAACTTACAGCGATTCCATTTCGGCCAATATTATTTCCTGATCCTCCATCATATTTCCCAAGATGTCCCCAACCAGTTGGTTCTATCGAATTATAAACAACAGAACCAAGTTTTTTAGAGCCTTCTAATACTTCCGGCTTAACATTAGAGCTTGTTGGGTACAGAATTGAACCAGAGACAAGCTCTCCTTCTGTCTCGCTTAAAGTTCCTTGATGGTGAAGATCAATCAAGTAATCAATATCATATTTTTGTAAAACATTTTCATGCAATGCCTTTGCTTCAGGCTGCATTTTACTCGTTGGCTTATCATGTTCGCGGTTTAAATCTACATAATTAGCATTATAGCGAGTAAGATGGCGATCCCCGTCAGCTAAGTAATCATCAAGTGAGAAATCAACATCCCCCATTGCTCCGTCTGCATTTAGCATTGGTATAATGAGAACGTTTACATTATCAAGAACACCTTTCATTTTTCCTGTTCCTAAATGTTTGATAAATTCAAGTGCACCTTCAGTCGTAAGCTGCTCATTTCCATGCTGCTGTGTTAAAAAAAGAATAGTCGGATTGCTAGGATTAGACATATACTTGGCCATATAAATATCGCGGCCTTTTACTGTTTGACCGATAACTTCTAGCTCCATAGCTGCTTGTTTAGCATCTTGTGTTTTGAGATAGTCTACAAGACTCTCATATGTATGCAGGATTGAAGTTTGGATAGCTCCATTTCCAGCACTCGGACCGTTTCCAACTGCACTTGCAGGAATCGAAACAGTTGTAACAGCTCCCAACGCCATTAAACTAGATAAAGAAACAGATAAAACCTTCTTTTTTAACCCCATTTATTCATTCCTCCATTTTTGTATGTATTCATTTATAATTGTACTTTTTGAAATAAATTGTGTTAATAGAATCACATACCTAATCATTAGACAAATTTCGCCTCTCGAAAAAAGTCAATTAGCGTATGTTTTAGGAAAATTTTAATAAGTATTTAGTTAGTAAGTCATGAAATAGCATGAAAATTCAATCAGTATTATTCCAAATGGTCTGAATAAAGATC from Cytobacillus dafuensis encodes:
- a CDS encoding M14 family zinc carboxypeptidase, with the protein product MGLKKKVLSVSLSSLMALGAVTTVSIPASAVGNGPSAGNGAIQTSILHTYESLVDYLKTQDAKQAAMELEVIGQTVKGRDIYMAKYMSNPSNPTILFLTQQHGNEQLTTEGALEFIKHLGTGKMKGVLDNVNVLIIPMLNADGAMGDVDFSLDDYLADGDRHLTRYNANYVDLNREHDKPTSKMQPEAKALHENVLQKYDIDYLIDLHHQGTLSETEGELVSGSILYPTSSNVKPEVLEGSKKLGSVVYNSIEPTGWGHLGKYDGGSGNNIGRNGIAVSYDISTLLFEMRGMSDHYIKSYAIGQKSNGYLIKQTITTLDATVRAISDGSIDTADTSFWDTLPTQNNRQSEESDE